A window of the Henckelia pumila isolate YLH828 chromosome 3, ASM3356847v2, whole genome shotgun sequence genome harbors these coding sequences:
- the LOC140891103 gene encoding uncharacterized protein isoform X5, with amino-acid sequence MAPRGQLHIGYHNDEAAENSKRIPMKLKAKENTAYSATDSSCEGKTVMESTEIETTRTSRGRTRLDKLVRQRVQGIRKDVRFNKIGQPIGEFAGEMQSYIGVLTREKIKISYKTWKQVPSDVKESIWESVNLTYNIDPSWKKGCLNSANNKWRQYKAHLTQKFIFSKLDKPELKKPPSGYGITRDDWSSFVISRMSDDFMKVRAEQKRRRKRNIYPHRLSRKGYARFADEIAGELCDDDEINRAIIWKKGRVDKKGQVEGDDLKMAIEKINDYVQQKREGKLHFEGAKKDILTKVFDSDEHAGHVRGVGAHITPTIYFNVGRIWKSPPGDGHLLFQHKKEELEAKILISEQHQRIAEQNARLADQNARLVDQNARILKLEEMFKKGACYFDIDEKGSCSVKLHPISLGKVKTEESASNYETFNDDDMQVLSKDDFLQGKPVALTLESNTNIVAYGTIVHANGAGKLRHGVPLPVNCMRISIDEAVEKLAHLPFPISNECDTIGDAVGTHVAWPAHLVKMQDEKSRRKQNVDKRSNPVLPSSVPRSLNILYFYCKHALDHEKNISMIFYHDFFDEDYELLVHLEDIIPFIIWSQYLPIVLLFTCDRLSGASRNQLVLVPLNVGCHWILTVVDPYMEVVYLLDSLSHRNRYEDWKYVVNMSLRLFNSNKEMKGRKQAIWKVVKGPRQPDAKQCGFYVMRFMREIIEGNATSEKDSLSSIFMKTDYSMEEIDEVRSEWAECIQVYIYD; translated from the exons ATGGCACCTCGTGGACAGCTTCATATAGGGTATCACAATGATGAAGCTGCTGAAAACAGTAAGAGAATACCGATGAAGCTGAAGGCTAAAGAAAATACTGCATATTCTGCCACTGATTCTAGTTGTGAGGGTAAAACAGTAATGGAATCTACAGAGATCGAGACAACAAGAACTTCTAGAGGTCGTACACGTTTGGATAAGCTCGTTAGGCAAAGGGTTCAGGGAATTAGAAAGGATGTAAGGTTCAATAAAATTGGACAACCAATAGGAGAATTTGCTGGTGAAATGCAAAGTTATATTGGCGTTCTCACTCGAGAAAAGATTAAGATAAGTTACAAGACGTGGAAGCAGGTTCCAAGTGATGTTAAAGAATCAATATGGGAATCGGTTAAT cTGACGTACAATATTGACCCAAGCTGGAAGAAGGGATGTCTGAATTCGGCAAATAATAAGTGGCGTCAATATAAGGCTCATCTTACTCAAAAGTTCATTTTCTCGAAGCTTGATAAACCAGAGTTGAAAAAACCGCCTAGTGGCTATGGTATTACACGGGATGATTGGAGTTCCTTTGTAATCAGTCGCATGTCGGACGACTTCATG AAAGTAAGAGCTGAACAAAAGAGGAGAAGAAAGCGGAACATATACCCCCATCGGCTTTCCCGTAAAGGATATGCACGTTTTGCTGACGAAATA GCAGGTGAATTATGTGATGATGATGAGATAAATCGGGCTATTATTTGGAAGAAAGGACGGGTGGATAAGAAGGGTCAAGTTGAAGGCGATGATCTGAAAATGGCAATAGAAAAGATT AATGATTACGTGCAACAAAAACGGGAGGGGAAGTTGCACTTTGAAGGGGCAAAAAAAGATATCCTTACGAAAGTATTTGATTCAGATGAACATGCTGGGCATGTGAGGGGTGTTGGAGCTCATATCACTCCAACAATCTATTTTAATGTGGGTAGAATATGGAAGAGTCCTCCTGGTGATGGCCATTTACTTTTTCAACATAAAAAAGAGGAGTTGGAggcaaaaatattaatctcagaACAACATCAACGCATAGCAGAACAAAATGCACGCCTTGCAGATCAAAATGCACGCCTTGTAGATCAAAATGCACGCATACTAAAACTTGAAGAAATGTTCAAAAAGGGTGCATGCTACTTTGATATTGATGAGAAAGGTAGTTGCTCCGTAAAGTTACATCCCATTAGTTTAGGCAAAGTCAAAACAGAAGAGAGTGCCTCAAATTATGAAACCTTCAATGACGATGACATGCAAGTTTTGAGCAAAGATGATTTCTTGCAG GGTAAGCCGGTTGCATTGACATTGGAATCTAATACCAATATAGTTGCCTATGGTACAATTGTTCATGCCAATGGGGCTGGTAAATTACGTCATGGTGTCCCGTTACCCGTAAATTGCATGCGCATCTCCATTGATGAGGCTGTGGAGAAATTAGCACATTTGCCATTCCCAATTTCAAATGAATGTGATACTATTGGTGATGCCGTAGGAACCCATGTGGCTTGGCCTGCGCACTTGGTAAAGATGCAAGATGAG aAGTCTCGAAGGAAGCAAAATGTCGACAAAAGAAGTAACCCTGTTTTGCCATCAAGTGTACCAAGATCGTTGAATATATTGTATTTTTATTGTAAGCATGCTCTAGatcatgaaaaaaatatatcaatgaTTTTTTATCATGATTTCTTTGACGAAGATTACGAACTACTTGTTCACCTTGAAGACATCATTCCTTTTATCATTTGGAGCCAATATCTACCAATTGTATTGTTGTTTACATGTG ATAGGCTGAGTGGTGCATCGAGAAATCAACTAGTTTTGGTGCCACTTAATGTTGG TTGTCATTGGATTCTCACTGTTGTCGATCCTTATATGGAGGTGGTTTATTTGTTGGATTCACTTAGTCATCGCAATCGTTACGAGGATTGGAAATATGTAGTGAATAT GAGTTTGAGATTGTTTAATTCAAACAAGGAAATGAAAGGGAGAAAACAGGCTATATGGAAAGTAGTAAAG GGTCCTCGGCAACCAGATGCGAAACAATGTGGTTTTTATGTGATGAGATTTATGAGAGAAATTATTGAAGGAAATGCTACCAGCGAAAAGGATTCACTATCCTCAATA TTCATGAAAACAGATTACTCTATGGAAGAAATTGATGAAGTGCGTTCTGAATGGGCGGAATGCATACAAGTTTATATTTATGACTAG
- the LOC140891103 gene encoding uncharacterized protein isoform X4: MAPRGQLHIGYHNDEAAENSKRIPMKLKAKENTAYSATDSSCEGKTVMESTEIETTRTSRGRTRLDKLVRQRVQGIRKDVRFNKIGQPIGEFAGEMQSYIGVLTREKIKISYKTWKQVPSDVKESIWESVNLTYNIDPSWKKGCLNSANNKWRQYKAHLTQKFIFSKLDKPELKKPPSGYGITRDDWSSFVISRMSDDFMKVRAEQKRRRKRNIYPHRLSRKGYARFADEIAGELCDDDEINRAIIWKKGRVDKKGQVEGDDLKMAIEKINDYVQQKREGKLHFEGAKKDILTKVFDSDEHAGHVRGVGAHITPTIYFNVGRIWKSPPGDGHLLFQHKKEELEAKILISEQHQRIAEQNARLADQNARLVDQNARILKLEEMFKKGACYFDIDEKGSCSVKLHPISLGKVKTEESASNYETFNDDDMQVLSKDDFLQGKPVALTLESNTNIVAYGTIVHANGAGKLRHGVPLPVNCMRISIDEAVEKLAHLPFPISNECDTIGDAVGTHVAWPAHLVKMQDEKSRRKQNVDKRSNPVLPSSVPRSLNILYFYCKHALDHEKNISMIFYHDFFDEDYELLVHLEDIIPFIIWSQYLPIVLLFTCDRLSGASRNQLVLVPLNVGCHWILTVVDPYMEVVYLLDSLSHRNRYEDWKYVVNMSLRLFNSNKEMKGRKQAIWKVVKGPRQPDAKQCGFYVMRFMREIIEGNATSEKDSLSSIITLWKKLMKCVLNGRNAYKFIFMTRCLDIVIFADMPFFGR, from the exons ATGGCACCTCGTGGACAGCTTCATATAGGGTATCACAATGATGAAGCTGCTGAAAACAGTAAGAGAATACCGATGAAGCTGAAGGCTAAAGAAAATACTGCATATTCTGCCACTGATTCTAGTTGTGAGGGTAAAACAGTAATGGAATCTACAGAGATCGAGACAACAAGAACTTCTAGAGGTCGTACACGTTTGGATAAGCTCGTTAGGCAAAGGGTTCAGGGAATTAGAAAGGATGTAAGGTTCAATAAAATTGGACAACCAATAGGAGAATTTGCTGGTGAAATGCAAAGTTATATTGGCGTTCTCACTCGAGAAAAGATTAAGATAAGTTACAAGACGTGGAAGCAGGTTCCAAGTGATGTTAAAGAATCAATATGGGAATCGGTTAAT cTGACGTACAATATTGACCCAAGCTGGAAGAAGGGATGTCTGAATTCGGCAAATAATAAGTGGCGTCAATATAAGGCTCATCTTACTCAAAAGTTCATTTTCTCGAAGCTTGATAAACCAGAGTTGAAAAAACCGCCTAGTGGCTATGGTATTACACGGGATGATTGGAGTTCCTTTGTAATCAGTCGCATGTCGGACGACTTCATG AAAGTAAGAGCTGAACAAAAGAGGAGAAGAAAGCGGAACATATACCCCCATCGGCTTTCCCGTAAAGGATATGCACGTTTTGCTGACGAAATA GCAGGTGAATTATGTGATGATGATGAGATAAATCGGGCTATTATTTGGAAGAAAGGACGGGTGGATAAGAAGGGTCAAGTTGAAGGCGATGATCTGAAAATGGCAATAGAAAAGATT AATGATTACGTGCAACAAAAACGGGAGGGGAAGTTGCACTTTGAAGGGGCAAAAAAAGATATCCTTACGAAAGTATTTGATTCAGATGAACATGCTGGGCATGTGAGGGGTGTTGGAGCTCATATCACTCCAACAATCTATTTTAATGTGGGTAGAATATGGAAGAGTCCTCCTGGTGATGGCCATTTACTTTTTCAACATAAAAAAGAGGAGTTGGAggcaaaaatattaatctcagaACAACATCAACGCATAGCAGAACAAAATGCACGCCTTGCAGATCAAAATGCACGCCTTGTAGATCAAAATGCACGCATACTAAAACTTGAAGAAATGTTCAAAAAGGGTGCATGCTACTTTGATATTGATGAGAAAGGTAGTTGCTCCGTAAAGTTACATCCCATTAGTTTAGGCAAAGTCAAAACAGAAGAGAGTGCCTCAAATTATGAAACCTTCAATGACGATGACATGCAAGTTTTGAGCAAAGATGATTTCTTGCAG GGTAAGCCGGTTGCATTGACATTGGAATCTAATACCAATATAGTTGCCTATGGTACAATTGTTCATGCCAATGGGGCTGGTAAATTACGTCATGGTGTCCCGTTACCCGTAAATTGCATGCGCATCTCCATTGATGAGGCTGTGGAGAAATTAGCACATTTGCCATTCCCAATTTCAAATGAATGTGATACTATTGGTGATGCCGTAGGAACCCATGTGGCTTGGCCTGCGCACTTGGTAAAGATGCAAGATGAG aAGTCTCGAAGGAAGCAAAATGTCGACAAAAGAAGTAACCCTGTTTTGCCATCAAGTGTACCAAGATCGTTGAATATATTGTATTTTTATTGTAAGCATGCTCTAGatcatgaaaaaaatatatcaatgaTTTTTTATCATGATTTCTTTGACGAAGATTACGAACTACTTGTTCACCTTGAAGACATCATTCCTTTTATCATTTGGAGCCAATATCTACCAATTGTATTGTTGTTTACATGTG ATAGGCTGAGTGGTGCATCGAGAAATCAACTAGTTTTGGTGCCACTTAATGTTGG TTGTCATTGGATTCTCACTGTTGTCGATCCTTATATGGAGGTGGTTTATTTGTTGGATTCACTTAGTCATCGCAATCGTTACGAGGATTGGAAATATGTAGTGAATAT GAGTTTGAGATTGTTTAATTCAAACAAGGAAATGAAAGGGAGAAAACAGGCTATATGGAAAGTAGTAAAG GGTCCTCGGCAACCAGATGCGAAACAATGTGGTTTTTATGTGATGAGATTTATGAGAGAAATTATTGAAGGAAATGCTACCAGCGAAAAGGATTCACTATCCTCAATA ATTACTCTATGGAAGAAATTGATGAAGTGCGTTCTGAATGGGCGGAATGCATACAAGTTTATATTTATGACTAG GTGTCTGGACATTGTAATATTTGCTGATATGCCCTTTTTTGGACGTTAG
- the LOC140891103 gene encoding uncharacterized protein isoform X1, whose product MAPRGQLHIGYHNDEAAENSKRIPMKLKAKENTAYSATDSSCEGKTVMESTEIETTRTSRGRTRLDKLVRQRVQGIRKDVRFNKIGQPIGEFAGEMQSYIGVLTREKIKISYKTWKQVPSDVKESIWESVNLTYNIDPSWKKGCLNSANNKWRQYKAHLTQKFIFSKLDKPELKKPPSGYGITRDDWSSFVISRMSDDFMKVRAEQKRRRKRNIYPHRLSRKGYARFADEIAGELCDDDEINRAIIWKKGRVDKKGQVEGDDLKMAIEKINDYVQQKREGKLHFEGAKKDILTKVFDSDEHAGHVRGVGAHITPTIYFNVGRIWKSPPGDGHLLFQHKKEELEAKILISEQHQRIAEQNARLADQNARLVDQNARILKLEEMFKKGACYFDIDEKGSCSVKLHPISLGKVKTEESASNYETFNDDDMQVLSKDDFLQGKPVALTLESNTNIVAYGTIVHANGAGKLRHGVPLPVNCMRISIDEAVEKLAHLPFPISNECDTIGDAVGTHVAWPAHLVKMQDEKSRRKQNVDKRSNPVLPSSVPRSLNILYFYCKHALDHEKNISMIFYHDFFDEDYELLVHLEDIIPFIIWSQYLPIVLLFTCDRLSGASRNQLVLVPLNVGCHWILTVVDPYMEVVYLLDSLSHRNRYEDWKYVVNMSLRLFNSNKEMKGRKQAIWKVVKGPRQPDAKQCGFYVMRFMREIIEGNATSEKDSLSSIITLWKKLMKCVLNGRNAYKFIFMTRQRCKKDWALFQNRLANAEKPYCEHHDRKYVILWFDTTKFDLMSATTNFYFFFFENEYNYFCIS is encoded by the exons ATGGCACCTCGTGGACAGCTTCATATAGGGTATCACAATGATGAAGCTGCTGAAAACAGTAAGAGAATACCGATGAAGCTGAAGGCTAAAGAAAATACTGCATATTCTGCCACTGATTCTAGTTGTGAGGGTAAAACAGTAATGGAATCTACAGAGATCGAGACAACAAGAACTTCTAGAGGTCGTACACGTTTGGATAAGCTCGTTAGGCAAAGGGTTCAGGGAATTAGAAAGGATGTAAGGTTCAATAAAATTGGACAACCAATAGGAGAATTTGCTGGTGAAATGCAAAGTTATATTGGCGTTCTCACTCGAGAAAAGATTAAGATAAGTTACAAGACGTGGAAGCAGGTTCCAAGTGATGTTAAAGAATCAATATGGGAATCGGTTAAT cTGACGTACAATATTGACCCAAGCTGGAAGAAGGGATGTCTGAATTCGGCAAATAATAAGTGGCGTCAATATAAGGCTCATCTTACTCAAAAGTTCATTTTCTCGAAGCTTGATAAACCAGAGTTGAAAAAACCGCCTAGTGGCTATGGTATTACACGGGATGATTGGAGTTCCTTTGTAATCAGTCGCATGTCGGACGACTTCATG AAAGTAAGAGCTGAACAAAAGAGGAGAAGAAAGCGGAACATATACCCCCATCGGCTTTCCCGTAAAGGATATGCACGTTTTGCTGACGAAATA GCAGGTGAATTATGTGATGATGATGAGATAAATCGGGCTATTATTTGGAAGAAAGGACGGGTGGATAAGAAGGGTCAAGTTGAAGGCGATGATCTGAAAATGGCAATAGAAAAGATT AATGATTACGTGCAACAAAAACGGGAGGGGAAGTTGCACTTTGAAGGGGCAAAAAAAGATATCCTTACGAAAGTATTTGATTCAGATGAACATGCTGGGCATGTGAGGGGTGTTGGAGCTCATATCACTCCAACAATCTATTTTAATGTGGGTAGAATATGGAAGAGTCCTCCTGGTGATGGCCATTTACTTTTTCAACATAAAAAAGAGGAGTTGGAggcaaaaatattaatctcagaACAACATCAACGCATAGCAGAACAAAATGCACGCCTTGCAGATCAAAATGCACGCCTTGTAGATCAAAATGCACGCATACTAAAACTTGAAGAAATGTTCAAAAAGGGTGCATGCTACTTTGATATTGATGAGAAAGGTAGTTGCTCCGTAAAGTTACATCCCATTAGTTTAGGCAAAGTCAAAACAGAAGAGAGTGCCTCAAATTATGAAACCTTCAATGACGATGACATGCAAGTTTTGAGCAAAGATGATTTCTTGCAG GGTAAGCCGGTTGCATTGACATTGGAATCTAATACCAATATAGTTGCCTATGGTACAATTGTTCATGCCAATGGGGCTGGTAAATTACGTCATGGTGTCCCGTTACCCGTAAATTGCATGCGCATCTCCATTGATGAGGCTGTGGAGAAATTAGCACATTTGCCATTCCCAATTTCAAATGAATGTGATACTATTGGTGATGCCGTAGGAACCCATGTGGCTTGGCCTGCGCACTTGGTAAAGATGCAAGATGAG aAGTCTCGAAGGAAGCAAAATGTCGACAAAAGAAGTAACCCTGTTTTGCCATCAAGTGTACCAAGATCGTTGAATATATTGTATTTTTATTGTAAGCATGCTCTAGatcatgaaaaaaatatatcaatgaTTTTTTATCATGATTTCTTTGACGAAGATTACGAACTACTTGTTCACCTTGAAGACATCATTCCTTTTATCATTTGGAGCCAATATCTACCAATTGTATTGTTGTTTACATGTG ATAGGCTGAGTGGTGCATCGAGAAATCAACTAGTTTTGGTGCCACTTAATGTTGG TTGTCATTGGATTCTCACTGTTGTCGATCCTTATATGGAGGTGGTTTATTTGTTGGATTCACTTAGTCATCGCAATCGTTACGAGGATTGGAAATATGTAGTGAATAT GAGTTTGAGATTGTTTAATTCAAACAAGGAAATGAAAGGGAGAAAACAGGCTATATGGAAAGTAGTAAAG GGTCCTCGGCAACCAGATGCGAAACAATGTGGTTTTTATGTGATGAGATTTATGAGAGAAATTATTGAAGGAAATGCTACCAGCGAAAAGGATTCACTATCCTCAATA ATTACTCTATGGAAGAAATTGATGAAGTGCGTTCTGAATGGGCGGAATGCATACAAGTTTATATTTATGACTAG ACAGAGATGCAAGAAGGATTGGGCTTTGTTTCAAAATCGTCTTGCTAATGCGGAGAAGCCATATTGTGAACATCATGATCGAAAATATGTGATTTTATGGTTTGATACTACCAAGTTTGATCTGATGAGTGCAACtactaatttttatttttttttttttgaaaatgagTACAACTACTTTTGTATATCTTAG
- the LOC140891103 gene encoding uncharacterized protein isoform X2 yields MAPRGQLHIGYHNDEAAENSKRIPMKLKAKENTAYSATDSSCEGKTVMESTEIETTRTSRGRTRLDKLVRQRVQGIRKDVRFNKIGQPIGEFAGEMQSYIGVLTREKIKISYKTWKQVPSDVKESIWESVNLTYNIDPSWKKGCLNSANNKWRQYKAHLTQKFIFSKLDKPELKKPPSGYGITRDDWSSFVISRMSDDFMKVRAEQKRRRKRNIYPHRLSRKGYARFADEIAGELCDDDEINRAIIWKKGRVDKKGQVEGDDLKMAIEKINDYVQQKREGKLHFEGAKKDILTKVFDSDEHAGHVRGVGAHITPTIYFNVGRIWKSPPGDGHLLFQHKKEELEAKILISEQHQRIAEQNARLADQNARLVDQNARILKLEEMFKKGACYFDIDEKGSCSVKLHPISLGKVKTEESASNYETFNDDDMQVLSKDDFLQGKPVALTLESNTNIVAYGTIVHANGAGKLRHGVPLPVNCMRISIDEAVEKLAHLPFPISNECDTIGDAVGTHVAWPAHLVKMQDEKSRRKQNVDKRSNPVLPSSVPRSLNILYFYYIIPFIIWSQYLPIVLLFTCDRLSGASRNQLVLVPLNVGCHWILTVVDPYMEVVYLLDSLSHRNRYEDWKYVVNMSLRLFNSNKEMKGRKQAIWKVVKGPRQPDAKQCGFYVMRFMREIIEGNATSEKDSLSSIITLWKKLMKCVLNGRNAYKFIFMTRQRCKKDWALFQNRLANAEKPYCEHHDRKYVILWFDTTKFDLMSATTNFYFFFFENEYNYFCIS; encoded by the exons ATGGCACCTCGTGGACAGCTTCATATAGGGTATCACAATGATGAAGCTGCTGAAAACAGTAAGAGAATACCGATGAAGCTGAAGGCTAAAGAAAATACTGCATATTCTGCCACTGATTCTAGTTGTGAGGGTAAAACAGTAATGGAATCTACAGAGATCGAGACAACAAGAACTTCTAGAGGTCGTACACGTTTGGATAAGCTCGTTAGGCAAAGGGTTCAGGGAATTAGAAAGGATGTAAGGTTCAATAAAATTGGACAACCAATAGGAGAATTTGCTGGTGAAATGCAAAGTTATATTGGCGTTCTCACTCGAGAAAAGATTAAGATAAGTTACAAGACGTGGAAGCAGGTTCCAAGTGATGTTAAAGAATCAATATGGGAATCGGTTAAT cTGACGTACAATATTGACCCAAGCTGGAAGAAGGGATGTCTGAATTCGGCAAATAATAAGTGGCGTCAATATAAGGCTCATCTTACTCAAAAGTTCATTTTCTCGAAGCTTGATAAACCAGAGTTGAAAAAACCGCCTAGTGGCTATGGTATTACACGGGATGATTGGAGTTCCTTTGTAATCAGTCGCATGTCGGACGACTTCATG AAAGTAAGAGCTGAACAAAAGAGGAGAAGAAAGCGGAACATATACCCCCATCGGCTTTCCCGTAAAGGATATGCACGTTTTGCTGACGAAATA GCAGGTGAATTATGTGATGATGATGAGATAAATCGGGCTATTATTTGGAAGAAAGGACGGGTGGATAAGAAGGGTCAAGTTGAAGGCGATGATCTGAAAATGGCAATAGAAAAGATT AATGATTACGTGCAACAAAAACGGGAGGGGAAGTTGCACTTTGAAGGGGCAAAAAAAGATATCCTTACGAAAGTATTTGATTCAGATGAACATGCTGGGCATGTGAGGGGTGTTGGAGCTCATATCACTCCAACAATCTATTTTAATGTGGGTAGAATATGGAAGAGTCCTCCTGGTGATGGCCATTTACTTTTTCAACATAAAAAAGAGGAGTTGGAggcaaaaatattaatctcagaACAACATCAACGCATAGCAGAACAAAATGCACGCCTTGCAGATCAAAATGCACGCCTTGTAGATCAAAATGCACGCATACTAAAACTTGAAGAAATGTTCAAAAAGGGTGCATGCTACTTTGATATTGATGAGAAAGGTAGTTGCTCCGTAAAGTTACATCCCATTAGTTTAGGCAAAGTCAAAACAGAAGAGAGTGCCTCAAATTATGAAACCTTCAATGACGATGACATGCAAGTTTTGAGCAAAGATGATTTCTTGCAG GGTAAGCCGGTTGCATTGACATTGGAATCTAATACCAATATAGTTGCCTATGGTACAATTGTTCATGCCAATGGGGCTGGTAAATTACGTCATGGTGTCCCGTTACCCGTAAATTGCATGCGCATCTCCATTGATGAGGCTGTGGAGAAATTAGCACATTTGCCATTCCCAATTTCAAATGAATGTGATACTATTGGTGATGCCGTAGGAACCCATGTGGCTTGGCCTGCGCACTTGGTAAAGATGCAAGATGAG aAGTCTCGAAGGAAGCAAAATGTCGACAAAAGAAGTAACCCTGTTTTGCCATCAAGTGTACCAAGATCGTTGAATATATTGTATTTTTATT ACATCATTCCTTTTATCATTTGGAGCCAATATCTACCAATTGTATTGTTGTTTACATGTG ATAGGCTGAGTGGTGCATCGAGAAATCAACTAGTTTTGGTGCCACTTAATGTTGG TTGTCATTGGATTCTCACTGTTGTCGATCCTTATATGGAGGTGGTTTATTTGTTGGATTCACTTAGTCATCGCAATCGTTACGAGGATTGGAAATATGTAGTGAATAT GAGTTTGAGATTGTTTAATTCAAACAAGGAAATGAAAGGGAGAAAACAGGCTATATGGAAAGTAGTAAAG GGTCCTCGGCAACCAGATGCGAAACAATGTGGTTTTTATGTGATGAGATTTATGAGAGAAATTATTGAAGGAAATGCTACCAGCGAAAAGGATTCACTATCCTCAATA ATTACTCTATGGAAGAAATTGATGAAGTGCGTTCTGAATGGGCGGAATGCATACAAGTTTATATTTATGACTAG ACAGAGATGCAAGAAGGATTGGGCTTTGTTTCAAAATCGTCTTGCTAATGCGGAGAAGCCATATTGTGAACATCATGATCGAAAATATGTGATTTTATGGTTTGATACTACCAAGTTTGATCTGATGAGTGCAACtactaatttttatttttttttttttgaaaatgagTACAACTACTTTTGTATATCTTAG